The proteins below are encoded in one region of Fulvia fulva chromosome 9, complete sequence:
- a CDS encoding Diaminopropionate ammonia-lyase, with protein sequence MAQQQYLVRHLDTGKEFKRDFILNNAQVITSSWPHPTVVDPAVEAFHQKLPDCAETRLHARPVIAAELGIGHVFLKDESIRFGLPAFKILGASWAIFKSVCQKLDLPLSSSINEAREAIASARNMQVVTCTEGNWGRACARMGRILNLEVVIYVPGFMSEYTQQLIESEGAKVIRLPNGSYDDSIEKARSVSEETGALLVMDTSWDDYEEVPRWVTQGYGTMLAETDRQLRIALGCHSQDTVYITSVGVGSWAHSVVAHYKAADPSVFIMTVEPDAAPSFKESLHCNEIRSIVTGDTIMAGMNCGTTSKIAWPVLRDGVGAAVVVTDAEAHQSVLDLKAQGVKAGPCGAATLAALRKYVREAGDSRDWANSTVVLFSTEGEREYEVPEV encoded by the exons ATGGCCCAACAGCAATACCTAGTCCGACATCTTGACACAGGGAAGGAGTTCAAGCGAGATTTCATTCTGAACAATGCGCAAGTAATCACTTCCTCATGGCCACATCCTACGGTAGTCGATCCCGCCGTGGAGGCCTTTCATCAGAAGCTACCCGACTGCGCTGAGACGAGACTCCACGCCCGACCAGTCATAGCAGCCGAGCTCGGAATCGGCCATGTGTTCCTCAAAGACGAGTCCATCAGGTTTGGACTGCCAGCCTTCAAGATTCTTGGTGCTAGCTGGGCCATCTTCAAGTCTGTGTGTCAAAAGCTCGATCTTCCACTCTCTTCGTCTATAAACGAAGCGAGGGAAGCTATTGCATCGGCCAGGAATATGCAAGTCGTGACTTGCACCGAGGGCAACTGGGGTCGTGCTTGTGCAAGGATGGGGAGGATTTTGAATCTAGAAGTGGTCATCTATGTTCCCGGCTTCATGAGCGAGTACACGCAGCAACTCATCGAGAGTGAAGGAGCTAAAGTCATTCGCTTGCCGAATGGCTCCTACGACGATTCGATAGAGAAAGCGAGGAGTGTCTCTGAAGAGACTGGAGCGTTACTTGTCATGGACACCAGCTGGGATGATTATGAAGAGGTACCACGG TGGGTCACACAAGGCTACGGTACGATGCTCGCCGAGACCGATCGCCAGCTTCGGATCGCTTTGGGATGCCACAGCCAAGATACAGTATACATTACGTCTGTTGGCGTAGGCTCCTGGGCACACTCCGTTGTCGCGCACTACAAAGCTGCCGATCCAAGCGTATTCATTATGACAGTTGAGCCTGACGCCGCACCATCcttcaaggagtcactgCACTGTAACGAGATCAGATCGATCGTCACCGGCGATACCATCATGGCAGGCATGAACTGTGGTACCACTTCGAAGATTGCGTGGCCGGTGTTGCGAGACGGCGTTGGCGCAGCAGTCGTAGTGACTGATGCTGAGGCACATCAAAGTGTGCTGGACTTGAAGGCTCAAGGCGTCAAGGCGGGTCCATGTGGTGCGGCTACGTTGGCCGCTCTGCGTAAGTACGTCAGGGAGGCAGGTGATTCGCGAGACTGGGCGAACTCGACGGTTGTGCTGTTCAGTACGGAGGGTGAGAGGGAGTATGAAGTGCCGGAGGTGTGA
- a CDS encoding Ribosomal RNA-processing protein 14, which yields MAEKETDPLDGLEERLQSHAKAFESLLALTPAREHYGSQIDDGLDPSEQWNRKKQTKEQKKAAKKAKLDPANQKTALDVMKDREKKRKRELRMDDEEHAEQAEADETTKTNKRQKKELSAEDEEAKRKAYVEKRKEKREKHREKKLKKAEKAEAKKAAKHDRDRAEAALENEATAGAESEDDDDDDAPLEQMDASELGKVDFSGLAASDDEENDDGQGDAAEASSAPTSPQVDSPAFDIATNHSEASSSSSIVPPSEEPKKAARSTSTSSKPGLKLDLSEQSKPMQKPLPKFDDIPSGTSSPKLQLPDIDQTQLQERLRKRIDELRARRKADGGEGKPAKSRQELLEQRRKKEEQRKAHKKELRQKAKEEEAQKREEQLRGSGSPLSTDIFSRASPRPQENNFSFSRLAFADGSAADASLSKVRDAKKRKGPQDPRTALQAAEKKQARINSFDEEKRKDIAEKDMWLNAKKHAHGERVRDDTSLLKKALKRKEKQKGKSAEEWRERQDNVVKGKEMKQKKREANLAKRRDDKGSKGNKKKPSSGKGGGGGGGKKKGRPGFEGRFKA from the exons ATGGCTGAAAAGGAGACAGACCCGCTCGATGGTCTCGAG GAGCGCCTGCAAAGCCATGCCAAGGCCTTCGAATCGCTACTCGCATTAACACCAGCACGTGAACACTACGGCAGCCAGATAGACGACGGCCTGGATCCGAGCGAACAATGGAACCGCAAGAAGCAGACCAAAGAGCAGAAAAAAGCTGCGAAGAAAGCCAAGCTCGACCCTGCGAACCAAAAGACCGCCTTAGACGTCATGAAGGACCGCGAAAAGAAGCGAAAGCGCGAGCTGCGTATGGACGACGAGGAGCATGCTGAGCAAGCTGAGGCGGACGAAACGACGAAGACCAACAAAAGGCAGAAGAAAGAGCTGAGCGCAGAGGACGAAGAGGCGAAGCGAAAGGCATATGTCGAGAAGCGGAAAGAGAAGCGCGAGAAGCACAGAGAGAAGAAGTTGAAGAAGGCTGAGAAAGCTGAGGCGAAAAAGGCCGCAAAACACGATCGGGATCGGGCAGAAGCAGCGTTGGAGAATGAAGCAACTGCTGGCGCGGAATCTGaagacgacgacgacgatgaTGCACCACTGGAGCAGATGGATGCCTCTGAGCTTGGCAAGGTCGACTTCTCCGGTCTAGCAGCCTCAGACGACGAGGAGAACGACGACGGGCAGGGAGACGCCGCCGAAGCCTCATCTGCGCCGACGAGTCCGCAGGTCGACAGCCCTGCATTCGACATTGCCACAAACCACTCTGAAGCATCATCCTCATCATCAATAGTGCCGCCGTCCGAAGAGCCCAAAAAGGCTGCGCGAAGCACATCGACATCCAGCAAACCAGGACTGAAGCTCGACCTCTCCGAACAGTCAAAGCCTATGCAAAAGCCTCTACCAAAGTTTGACGACATTCCCTCCGGCACATCATCACCAAAACTTCAACTACCAGACATCGATCAAACACAACTCCAAGAACGACTGCGCAAGCGAATAGACGAGCTTCGTGCACGGCGGAAAGCAGATGGCGGTGAAGGCAAGCCGGCCAAGAGCAGACAAGAACTTCTCGAGCAACGGCGGAAGAAGGAGGAACAACGGAAGGCGCACAAGAAAGAGTTGCGACAAAAGGCTAAGGAAGAGGAGGCGCAGAAGCGGGAAGAACAACTTCGTGGATCTGGCAGCCCACTGTCGACAGACATCTTCAGCCGTGCGTCTCCGCGGCCGCAAGAGAACAACTTCAGCTTCAGCAGACTCGCGTTCGCTGATGGTAGTGCTGCGGATGCTTCGCTGAGTAAGGTGCGCGATGCGAAGAAGCGTAAGGGACCACAAGACCCGAGGACCGCTCTGCAAGCAGCGGAGAAGAAGCAGGCACGGATCAACAGCTTCGATGAGGAGAAGAGGAAGGACATTGCAGAGAAGGACATGTGGCTCAACGCGAAGAAGCACGCGCATGGAGAACGGGTAAGAGACGACACCAGTTTGCTGAAGAAGGCGTTGAAGCGCAAGGAGAAGCAGAAGGGCAAGTCAGCTGAGGAGTGGAGGGAGCGCCAAGACAACGTGGTGAAGGGCAAGGAGATGAAGCAGAAGAAGCGGGAAGCCAACCTGGCGAAGAGGAGGGATGACAAAGGCAGTAAGGGCAACAAGAAGAAGCCGTCAAGCGGGAaaggtggtggtggtggtggtggtaaGAAGAAAGGTAGACCGGGCTTTGAAGGGCGGTTCAAGGCTTGA
- a CDS encoding Alpha-L-rhamnosidase rgxB, translating to MMAKLTFALSTILCWFLSLTVATPTLTRRTTCTIPAHGNGTDDTPAILTASKECGDGGHIIFTPNTTYHIATVMNTTALSDVTIDIHGTLLWSTDLDYWLSNSLSVGYQNQSSAWFLGGSNIHVNGHGIGTLDGNGQAWYDFVQGESNYPNRPMGLTIWGANDSTFEGLNFRQSQMWTMAIIHSNNLLMQDISVNSTSENNSPARNTDGADTLYSNNITMRRWSVDNGDDAIALKGNSTNVLIEDCVFRTGQGFALGSIGQYEDRVEVIENVVVRNVTNIETKYAAYVKTWTGERSGYPPNGGGGGNGRIRNITITDITLDRGRASPFTITQCTAFGGVTPGDCDTSTFKISDISLTNIKGSVNANTVAIMQCSEAAGGCDDIQIEDVVVQNIGSSANATFPNAYRYLCSNVDEPIGFQCTGNGTTNPGGS from the exons ATGATGGCAAAACTCACTTTCGCTCTGTCGACGATCCTTTGCTGGTTCTTGTCACTAACTGTAGCAACACCAACTCTCACCCGCCGCACGACCTGTACCATCCCAGCTCATGGCAATGGCACAGACGACACCCCAGCCATCTTAACAGCCTCCAAAGAATGTGGTGATGGCGGCCACATCATTTTCACCCCGAACACGACCTACCATATTGCCACAGTAATGAACACGACCGCCCTATCAGATGTCACGATCGACATCCACGGCACACTCCTCTGGTCTACCGACCTAGACTACTGGCTCAGCAACTCCCTCTCCGTAGGCTACCAGAACCAATCCTCCGCCTGGTTCCTCGGCGGCTCCAACATCCACGTCAACGGCCATGGCATCGGGACCCTCGACGGCAACGGCCAAGCCTGGTATGACTTCGTCCAGGGCGAATCAAATTATCCCAACAGACCCATGGGCCTCACAATTTGGGGTGCAAACGATTCAACATTCGAAGGTCTAAACTTCCGTCAGAGCCAAATGTGGACGATGGCAATCATCCACTCAAACAATCTCCTGATGCAAGACATCTCAGTCAACAGTACCTCTGAGAACAACAGTCCCGCCCGCAACACCGATGGTGCGGATACGCTTTACTCGAACAACATCACGATGCGGCGCTGGAGCGTCGATAATGGCGACGATGCCATTGCGCTTAAAGGGAACTCGACGAATGTGCTCATTGAAGACTGTGTTTTCCGTACAGGCCAGGGCTTTGCTTTGGGTAGTATTGGACAGTATGAAGATCGGGTTGAAGTGATTGAGAATGTCGTGGTTAGGAACGTGACGAATATTGAGACGAAGTATGCGGCCTATGTGAAGACTTGGACGGGGGAAAGGAGTGGCTATCCACCAAATGGGGGTGGCGGTGGCAATGGGC GGATCCGTAACATTACGATCACAGACATCACCCTTGACCGTGGCAGAGCCTCGCCCTTCACGATCACGCAGTGCACAGCCTTTGGCGGCGTTACACCTGGCGATTGTGATACAAGCACGTTCAAAATCTCTGACATCTCCTTGACGAACATCAAAGGCTCTGTCAATGCCAACACCGTCGCTATCATGCAATGCAGTGAAGCTGCCGGTGGCTGCGATGACATCCAGATCGAGGATGTGGTGGTCCAAAATATTGGAAGTTCTGCGAATGCTACGTTTCCGAATGCGTACAGGTATTTGTGTAGTAATGTGGATGAGCCCATAGGGTTCCAGTGTACTGGAAATGGTACGACAAATCCGGGTGGGAGTTAG